A genomic window from Cygnus olor isolate bCygOlo1 unplaced genomic scaffold, bCygOlo1.pri.v2 scaffold_95_ctg1, whole genome shotgun sequence includes:
- the LOC121063415 gene encoding ATPase family AAA domain-containing protein 2-like, whose amino-acid sequence MVAKKLYSIVSTLLTLLDGIDNRGEIVVVGATNRLDSTDPALRRPGRFDREFLFNLPNKEARKEIFKIHTRDRIPKPPDLLFDELAEKCIECGADIKSLCAEAALCSLCRRYPPIYASGEKLRLDVNSMKIKAKAFLMAVKKVVPASNRIVASPGQALSPIFKPLFENSVANILQAAQKTFPHAELALKKDRQQDNLDPILQDDILDSDDDASSISGDELPDKMPDRPEEKFLCFCRSAYYKPPSCQPHLLIVGKAGYGQVSYLAPVVLHALEKFPVHTLDLSILFTNIAPPEEICGEVSFFFLFSFVFFRLLLILTGTHLFGIEYGFFVALNLKCFFSFCFRSKNDFLRNLEKFTSKEDRARIFEDLILNRTAKPPVKKAVRRTLQVLPVASPAEPQEPTEEEVGLLEEEVEDTLRELRIFLREVTQRLATDRRFMEFTKPVDPQKVPGYATIIKEAMDLSTVLSKIDSPQYLSAGDFLKDIDLICNNALEYNPDQRPAGRDCFAGTGYFIETVFYINRKPDRRNLCHSRFLDTSTDSYWTFSGRTATDEC is encoded by the exons TTCCATTGTCTCAACACTTCTGACACTTCTGGATGGCATAGACAACAGAGGGGAGATTGTGGTAGTCGGAGCCACCAACAGACTAGATTCTACAGATCCTGCTTTACGGAGACCAGGACGCTTTGACAGAGAGTTCCTCTTCAACTTGCCAAATAAAGAG GctagaaaagaaattttcaagaTTCATACTCGTGACCGGATCCCTAAGCCACCGGACCTGTTGTTTGATGAGCTAGCTGAGAAATGCATTG AATGTGGTGCAGATATAAAATCCTTATGTGCTGAAGCTGCGCTGTGCTCTCTGTGTCGACGCTATCCTCCGATCTATGCAAGTGGGGAGAAATTGCGACTAGACGTTAattccatgaaaataaaagcaaaggcttttttGATGGCTGTGAAGAAGGTTGTTCCAGCTTCAAACAGGATTGTGGCTTCACCTGGACAAGCACTATCACCCATTTTTAAGCCgctttttgaaaattcagtagCGAATATTTTACAAGCCGCGCAGAAGACATTTCCGCATGCAGAGCTTGCGCTAAAGAAGGACCGACAGCAAG ACAATTTAGATCCTATTTTACAAGATGATATACTTGACAGTGATGACGACGCATCCTCAATCTCTGGAGATGAACTACCAGATAAAATGCCTGACAGACCCGAGGAAAAAttcctctgtttctgcag GAGTGCTTACTACAAACCGCCATCATGTCAGCCCCATCTGCTAATAGTAGGAAAAGCGGGATATGGCCAGGTTTCTTATTTGGCACCCGTGGTGTTGCATGCTTTGGAGAAGTTTCCCGTTCACACCCTGGACCTATCCATTCTGTTTACAAACATTGCACCGCCAGAAGAAATATGCGGAGAggtatcttttttctttttattctca TTTGTCTTCTTCAGGTTATTACTAATTTTAACAGGTACTCATCTTTTTGGAATAGAGTATGGTTTTTTTGTGGCcttaaatctgaaatgttttttctccttctgctttagatccaaaaatgatttcttaagGAATTTGGAGAAGTTTACGAGTAAGGAGGACAGAGCAAGAATTTTTGAGGACCTAATTCTAAATCGAACTGCTAAGCCTCCGGTAAAGAAAGCAG TTCGCCGGACATTGCAAGTCCTGCCTGTAGCGTCACCAGCTGAGCCTCAAGAGCCGACAGAGGAAGAAGTAGGactgctggaggaggaagtGGAGGATACGTTGCGTGAACTTAGAATTTTCTTAAGGGAGGTTACTCAGAGACTTGCCACTGACAGACGTTTCATGGAATTTACAAAGCCCGTTGACCCACAGAAG GTACCTGGTTATGCAACAATCATTAAAGAGGCAATGGATCTTTCAACAGTCCTCAGTAAAATTGACTCGCCCCAATACCTAAGTGCAGGAGACTTTCTGAAGGATATTGATCTAATCTGTAACAATGCCTTAGAATACAACCCAGATCAAAGACCTGCAG GAAGAGATTGTTTTGCAGGTACAGGATACTTCATTGAGACTGTATTCTACATAAACAGAAAACCTGACCGAAGAAATTTGTGTCATTCCAGATTCTTAGACACTTCAACTGACTCCTACTGGACATTCTCAGGTAGGACAGCAACAGATGAGTGTTGA